The DNA segment TGGAATATGAGCCTGAATGTATTTATGTGCTTAACTTTGCGTTCAGAATTGTGATAGAGTTTTCCTGTAGAcgctaaaatatttttgacgtGGAGGTCATCGCAAAATTCTTCCAACAAGAGCATTGTAACATTTCTGATTTTCATCCTTTCTTGCAACAGACTAATTACTGTCATTACTCATAATTATTGTCCCTTCATAAGTTCCTCTTCTTTCAGACCTCCATTCTTATCTCCTCCTTCTGCCTTCATTTttactatttatatatttacaggcaaatatatttgatttatattttcattCTAGTTGCCAAAACCCTATTTTTATTGTCGcaaacaatatataatttttttaacattttgatTATTTGAGAAAACTTTCTTGTATTGAGCAAAACTTTCTATGCTAGCAATGCACAGTAGATACATTTTCATTCTTCAGTTGAACCATTTTCTCTGATCATGTATGTGGTCTCTGCTTTCCTTTATCAGGTGTTTGAAAAAGTATCCCATGTGAAGATAAATTTCTCGTTTTTCCTGacttgttttctttttctatgGCAGATATGGCCTATCCAGTTCCAAAGAAGAAAGAGACGTCACTAGAACACAAAAAAGGTGCTGTCACGAACTTAGGCTCTGTTTATTTCCGTTTTCTAAAAACGTTTCATTCTTCCGAAATGCAAAACATATATTACATTCTTTAttaccaattttcaaaaatacattttaatctCCATATAGGATTGTTACTTCTAATTCGACATCCATTATtcctttaaaaaatattatatcatcTTTTACTCAATGTattatgttaaatttttaaacGTGTCGTGTCGTGTACCAATAAAATATCACTGCATGTAATGTGACATCACCAACCTCACAAATTCTAGCATAATATGGTATTTTTGgtgaaaaccaaaaaaatctaaaaaacatGAAACTAAACATCTAAATCACATTCTATTGTATAAACTCCCAAAACTCATTTTTCCAAAACACCAAAAAACTTTGCCAAACATTATCTTAGTTCCATTCTACCCCATCGCAATCACTCTCGATAGAGTATACCTACTATTAGCATAGTTGTGCTAACTTATCCCACATTGGTATGTATTGTCATCCGCATGCAGAAAGGAATATGAGAACTTACGAAGACAGTGTCTCCAATATcttaaacaaaacaaaaaacttcTAAAGAAAAACGGAAGTGGTGAAACTAGCAATGGAGAAGGTGGATGTCACACTGAACACATAGATTCTCCTGTTTCTGAAGATGTTGCGAGTGCCAGAGAATCCCTTTCTAGCGATGAAGGGTTCCCACATAATGAGGAATCGGAACAGACTCCTGGAACGAAGATGGATGGATATGCTGGTTCTAAACCAATGGAAGATTCGAATCTTGCCTCTGAGTCTGAATCCTCAGACTCCGACTCGTCGGATGATCCTGAAGTGAGTCAAACTTTCAATTTAACAGAAAGCATGGAGGAGAATGATAGTGACATGCCATCAAAGGAGGACTTGTCTTCCTCGAAAATGGAAGTTCAGCCAAAACTTCACAGTTCAGAAGATTTTTCCACCTGGCAACGAATTATCCGCCTTGATGCAATTCGAGCTAATGGTGAATGGATTGCATATTCCCCAGCTTTGGCAAGTGTATCAGATATCAAAGCATGTCGTTCGGCTGAGGTTGTGGGATTGAAGGATTATGATCATCTCGATCCTGCCAGAATCTTCCATGCTTCCCGTTTAGTTGCCATTCTTGAAGCCTATGCACTGTATGACCCTGAAATTGGGTACTGCCAGGGAATGAGTGACCTACTTTCTCCCATAATCTCGGTGATAGCAGACGACCACGTAGCTTTTTGGTGTTTTGTGGGTTTCATGAAGAAGGCCCGTCACAATTTCAGGCTCGATGAAGTGGGAATCAGAAGGCAGCTGGGCATTGTTTCTAAAATCATCAAATACAAGGACTCGCATCTTTACAGGCACTTGGAGAAACTTCAGGCTGAGGATTGCTTTTTCGTGTACAGAATGGTGGTCGTACTTTTCCAAAGGGAACTAACTTTTGAGCAAACTATGTGCCTTTGGGAGGTGATGTGGGCTGATCAGGCTGCAATTAGGGTCGGAATTGGGAAATTAGCTTGGAGTAGAATAAGGCAACGAGCCCCACCAACCGATGACCTCTTGCTTTACGCGATTGCAGCTTCTGTGTTACAAAGGAGGAAACAGAT comes from the Primulina huaijiensis isolate GDHJ02 chromosome 8, ASM1229523v2, whole genome shotgun sequence genome and includes:
- the LOC140982803 gene encoding rab GTPase-activating protein 22-like isoform X2, which produces MRAVRRSQISSSSKSSPQSSSSNSSLSSPSSSSWIHLRSVLFVVASSSPANCSSSSSSDRARLKSPWYRRKRKHVLLPHQWRNLFTPDGKLRDNGIKLLKKVRSGGVDPSIRAEVWPFLLGVYGLSSSKEERDVTRTQKRKEYENLRRQCLQYLKQNKKLLKKNGSGETSNGEGGCHTEHIDSPVSEDVASARESLSSDEGFPHNEESEQTPGTKMDGYAGSKPMEDSNLASESESSDSDSSDDPEVSQTFNLTESMEENDSDMPSKEDLSSSKMEVQPKLHSSEDFSTWQRIIRLDAIRANGEWIAYSPALASVSDIKACRSAEVVGLKDYDHLDPARIFHASRLVAILEAYALYDPEIGYCQGMSDLLSPIISVIADDHVAFWCFVGFMKKARHNFRLDEVGIRRQLGIVSKIIKYKDSHLYRHLEKLQAEDCFFVYRMVVVLFQRELTFEQTMCLWEVMWADQAAIRVGIGKLAWSRIRQRAPPTDDLLLYAIAASVLQRRKQIIEKHSSMDEILRECNAMAGHLDVWKLLDDAHDLVVTLNDKMATSL
- the LOC140982803 gene encoding rab GTPase-activating protein 22-like isoform X1, whose amino-acid sequence is MVENQLGLSRHPWGKIVIPNLRSMLSGGSAAVGAIGGSIGQLRRSVFTGGDGGFWMDGTANGFVTFTVTALAGLVLAAAVFYTTSARLKSPWYRRKRKHVLLPHQWRNLFTPDGKLRDNGIKLLKKVRSGGVDPSIRAEVWPFLLGVYGLSSSKEERDVTRTQKRKEYENLRRQCLQYLKQNKKLLKKNGSGETSNGEGGCHTEHIDSPVSEDVASARESLSSDEGFPHNEESEQTPGTKMDGYAGSKPMEDSNLASESESSDSDSSDDPEVSQTFNLTESMEENDSDMPSKEDLSSSKMEVQPKLHSSEDFSTWQRIIRLDAIRANGEWIAYSPALASVSDIKACRSAEVVGLKDYDHLDPARIFHASRLVAILEAYALYDPEIGYCQGMSDLLSPIISVIADDHVAFWCFVGFMKKARHNFRLDEVGIRRQLGIVSKIIKYKDSHLYRHLEKLQAEDCFFVYRMVVVLFQRELTFEQTMCLWEVMWADQAAIRVGIGKLAWSRIRQRAPPTDDLLLYAIAASVLQRRKQIIEKHSSMDEILRECNAMAGHLDVWKLLDDAHDLVVTLNDKMATSL